Proteins found in one Anopheles aquasalis chromosome 3, idAnoAquaMG_Q_19, whole genome shotgun sequence genomic segment:
- the LOC126575650 gene encoding uncharacterized protein LOC126575650: MSEMLSLACETTIDSLPDEVLCMIFDHLSVGSVKTASLACRRWHDIIFLSSYSKRFILVIDINISYWKEQKGDLLYGSLWWELWKTMKRSQRCYRNIRWYMKEYINKDFTSYWKLFHPQCTENLSSLELHWPWVLYSDIQRLTPVLAASITQMTNLRFLSLTHGSSNDPLMHNFIPSSMTSNHETVLRSYSVQHLKISDGFIVTLDMPAIRSFEGPLCVLAQPRGSVQPAGYAHLKNVALTDGSELTAENKSFFQRFGNLVKIECFSDIDLDWLFSAICDTCSGLKELHFEYDISFDDPAT; the protein is encoded by the exons ATGAGTGAAATGTTGTCGCTAGCATGTGAAACTACAATCGATTCACTTCCCGATGAG GTTCTCTGCATGATTTTCGACCATCTGAGTGTTGGGAGCGTGAAAACAGCGTCCCTTGCTTGCAGGAGGTGGCATGATATCATCTTCTTGAGCAGTTATTCAAAGAGATTTATATTAGTTATAGATATAAACATAAGTTATtggaaagaacaaaaaggCGATTTGCTGTATGGTTCTCTGTGGTGGGAACTGTGGAAAACTATGAAACGTAGTCAACGGTGCTACAGAAACATACGCTGGTATATGAAAGAGTATATAAATAAGGATTTTACATCGTATTGGAAATTATTCCATCCGCAATGCACGGAAAATCTTTCCTCACTGGAGCTTCACTGGCCTTGGGTATTATATTCTGACATTCAAAGGTTAACCCCAGTACTAGCTGCTTCAATAACGCAGATGACGAATCTACGATTCTTATCATTAACCCATGGCTCGTCGAACGATCCACTTATGCATAATTTTATACCCAGCTCTATGACTTCAAATCATGAAACTGTACTTCGCAGCTATTCTGTGCAGCATCTGAAAATAAGTGATGGCTTTATAGTTACTCTTGATATGCCAGCGATACGATCATTTGAAGGGCCACTGTGCGTCCTTGCTCAACCGCGTGGCTCTGTGCAACCGGCGGGATACGCTCATCTGAAAAACGTCGCGTTAACAGATGGTTCAGAGTTGACAGctgaaaacaaatcttttttCCAGCGATTTGGGAATTTAGtaaaaattgaatgtttttccGACATTGATCTCGATTGGCTCTTCAGTGCCATATGTGATACGTGTAGTGGGCTTAAGGAACTACATTTTGAATACGACATTTCGTTTGACGATCCAGCCACGTAA